CCAAAAGAAAATTGCCAACCATGCTGATATGACGCAGGCGCAGGAGCTTGAACTGCAGAGCCAAAAACAGCAAGACCAGACCAATGATACTACCCGGGACAGGTAGGTGGAAAACACTTGAAATCCCTTCTCCAACGAGGGAAATCATAAAAATAATCATCAACTGAACGTATAATTTCATACCAAACCTCCATCACTAGTATATCCAGTTTACTCCTTTTCAGAAAAATATCAAGGTGCTTTCAGAAATTAAAACCTTTACATAAAAAATCAGCCTATAAAAATTCCCTCCATTGTCTGCAATAGAGGGTCTTTCTTTTTTAGCAGTCGTCTGAGTAACTTCCTAGACAGATGCTAGATGGATTGAATCATAAAGAAAATCATGAGCACAATCAGGGCAAGGCTTGCCAAAAGAACTAGGATTTTCTTTGCGAGGTGGGTTTCCCAGTAACCTGACTTGCCAATCGATGTATTGGTGTCTCTATAAAATTGCTGGCTCTCTCTGGGAAGAAGACTAACCAGCAAAATCAAAACAAGGGCTGCTACAATGGTAAGTGTAATCAATATTGTTTGCATTTTAGTTCCTCAAGGCTCCAATCAATGTAAAAATCAAGCCAATCAAGATCATCAAGCCCAAGGCGATGACAAAGGCCTTGTTGAGATTTTCACCCAAGCTAGCCTTTTCTTTCTTGGGCTTGCCATGCTTGAGTTCATCTAACCGTCCCTCAATATCCTTATGAAATAAATCTTTTTTAGCCATGCTGACCTCCTAGTACGCTTTGGAGAGTCTCCTGATAAAGACTGACAGGCACATCGTTAGCATGTCGGCCTTGTGCTTGCAAGGCTGACCGCATCTGGTCGACACCGGATAAGGCTTCTTCCAGACTTGCTGCCAGTTGAGCTGGCTGACTGCTGTCGAAAATATGCTGCTGGGCAATGTAGCGCCTGTCATGCAGGGTCTGCTCAAAGCCAAGAATCAAGAGATTATTCTCAAAAGCCTTGCGCACTGCCTGCAGGACCTGACCTCCGTGATTGATATCCAGATAAATATCTGATTCCAAGTAGAGCTGCTCAATCTGCTTGAGACTGGCATTTTGATAAAGGACGACATTCTTATAGGACAGCATGGACAAGAGCTTGGGTGACATTTCCGTGAGAGCTGCAATGCGAAAAACTATCTGTGGCAAGGCCTGAACCAAGGTCTCTAAGCCTTCAATCTGATCCGAGTGGGTCAGGATTAAAGCATCTTTTCGTAGGAAGTTGTCCCGCTTGAAATCATAATGATAGCCTAGATGCAGGAACTTCTGCTGCTGGTCAGCTACAGCCAAACTCATGGCCTTTTCATAGGTCGTCAAGTCTGGAATGACAATGGTCTGCGCCCGCAGCTGACTATTTTCCAGAATCAACTGCATATTGCCCGGAAGCTCGTCATACAGGGGCTCCTGCCAAAAGAGAATGTCCTGTCCAGCTCGACCCGTCAAGCTGTGAGAAACTAGGAAAGAATAGGCCAGCGAATTAAAGAGAATGTGATCCAAGTCAAAGTCTAGCCGCTCTAAAAAGAAACGGATAAAATCCACTCGGCTTTTAAAAATTCGCAAGGGCTCTTGGTCCAGAGTCAGGATGATGTCACCCGTGGCATGATTTTCCACGATACGCTCCTGACCATCTGTGCTGTAGTAGGTCGTGTTGAAGGCTTCCTGAGCAGATTTATAAGCCGTTTTGGCAAAGCATCGACCTTGCTTATTATAGCGCTCACTCAGTCGCAACTGACCTTTTTTATCCAGCCAGTCCACCTGTTTGACCAGCCGGCCCTTAGCCTGATTAGCATAGTGAATCCGTGCCCTTTCTTCTCCCATGTCACTGACACGCGCCGACTGATGGTCGCCTGTAATTTCCCAGAAAGGCGGCACTGGCACTTGATTGAAAAAGAGTGGGTGGTCTACTCCCTCTTCATCCCCTAGAAAATATGTATAGGGAGATATCATGTCGTCAGGCAGAAAGCCATTTGCCTCAATGACAATGGTCGGACAGTCATAGCCAGCTGCAAGGAGGGAATCATGCAGATCCTGGGTTTCCTGATTGTAATAATCAAAGAGCTGAATCATCTCTGACCTCCTTTAAAAGCTGGGACCAAGCCGCTTCAACCCAGTTGGTCAAATAATTCTCAGCCACTTGATAAGAGTGTTGGCTCATCTCCTGCTGGCGTCCTTGGCTAAAGAGAGCTACTATTTTCTCCACAAAAGCAGCAATAATCTGATCCTCGACCTGATTGGAACTGACTGGCAGCAGATAGCCATTTTTACCATCATCGATAAAAGTCTGATTGCCATAGCGGACATCAAAGCCGATGAGGGGCAGACCTGATCCGACCGCTTCCATGAGAGTCAAACCAAAGCCTTCACTGGTTGAAGCTGTCAGATAAAGCTCATAGCCTGCATAAATCTGACTCAAATCTGCATGCCCTTTAAGCCGAATGTAGTCTTGAGCTCCTGCTTCCTCAATCCTACGTCGCAGCTTCTCCTCTTCGCCCCCCTTACCGTAAATATCAAGAGTCAGCTCAGGCAGCTGGTCATGGGCTTGGACGGTCGCTGCCACTAGCCAATCAATATGCTTTTCTGTAGCAAGACGCGAAGCCGTAATCATAGAGAAAGGCTTGCGAGGCTCTTTGGGATAAGTCAACTGGTCAAGACTGCCCACTGGTATGGTCACAATCTTGGGCTGCTTGTCCGAGTAATGCTGGAACTGCTGTTCTAGAATCGTTTTCTGAGCCTCTGTTGCCACGATGAAAAAGTCCACCTTGTCAGCATTGGTAAACTGGTAGTCATAAAAATTGTTCCAGAGAATGTAGTCGTCGCTGCTGGCATTTTCACTGAAATGCTCCGCATGGACCACTACTCCCAGCTTAGCCTTCTGGCTCTCTTCAAAGACAACCTGACCAATCCCTGTCTCCCTATCCAAGATGACCACATCATCTGACTGCAGCTGCAAACACTGAAGAAAATAACGGACCAGCTCAGCCTTGGAATAGAAAATCCGATCTGAAAAGCGATAGAGCTCTTCCTGACCATCCTCTATCAGCATGTCATAGGCCACACTGCCGTCTTCATGGTAGAAACGCCGCTGGTAGAGGGTTGCGGCGTCATTGTGAGGCGCGAAGTATTCACTGGCATAGCGGACATAGGAGAAATAATCCTTGCGAATCAATCTCCCCCGCGAGACATACTCTACATGCTCCACAAAGTCCTGGTCTTCCTGCCGCAGATAACAAGTGATAAACTGATCATCCTGCGGATAGAAATAGCGGACAATCTTGCTCTCTCTCTCCGAGCGCTCCGGCTGACCTGCGACTTGAGCCAGCACCTGATCCAGCGTCACAGTCGTCGGCGCAATCTTGATATCCGTAAAATAGTTATAGAGCCAGATAACTTCCTCATCCAGAAAACCGATATTTTCCGTCAGATGCTGGATATTATCCGCTAAAATCATATCCATAAAGATAAACTTAGCCGGCTGCTGGATTCTGCGCAGAAGCTGGGCCCGATAATCTTGGGCGTATTCCACACCGCTACTGGCCCAGCCAATGCCTAAGTTGATGTTATATACTGTCATATTCTCCTCGTCTTACGGGAAGTACATGATGACTTCTCCTTTAGGGTTGAGTGCCAATTCACTCATCAAAAGATTCTTGACGATCTGCTGCTTCATGCGCTCCTTCATATATTCAAAGCCATCGTAAGCCTCTTGATAGTACTCTACCAGAGGATTTTTCATAGAGAAATGCTGACCGCTCAAGGCTGTCTTGAGTTGCTGCAGATAGTCCACCTGCTCGACCCAGTTCTCATCAATAGCCTTGAGAACGGACACCCGCTGAAAATGGGTAAAGAGCTTGTCAGACTTGAGATAGGCTTTCTTTGCCTGCAGCTCCTGCTCGGCAATATCCTGCAAGAGCTCTGCGATTTTCTCCGGCGAATAAATATCAAAATCATAAGGAATACGCTCAGCATGATAGCTGAAATGGTCTAAAATAAAGCGATAGAGGTCAGCCCGCGTCGCATAGGACTGCTCATAAGCCGCCTGATGAATGACCTGACTAAGGACGCGGCTGATTTCTTCGTCAATGCGCTCTTCAGCTTGAATCAGGCGATTGCGCTCAGCATAGGTAATCTCCCGCTGAATCTTCATACACTGGGCATATTCCAGCGTCATCCGACGGGACATCTTGGCACTGCTTTCGCTAGCTCTCTGAGCCTTTGCCACTAAGTGTCTGAAACGGCGCTGTCCCAGCTGGACTGGATGTTTCTCAACCTCTTCAGTAGAGTAGTCCTTGTAGAACTTCTTGAGCCAGTCCGGTCCCCACTTCCTGAGCAAGTCATCTTCCAGTGAGATGAAAAATTTACTGATACCTGGATCACCCTGGCGACCTGAACGACCACGAATCTGTAGATCAATCCGCTGGTTCTCCATCCGCTCAGTACCAATCACCACGAGACCGCCCAAATCTGCGACACCTGGTCCCAGTTTTATATCAGTACCGCGACCGGCCATGGATGTAGCCACCGTCACCGCACTTTTCTGCCCAGACTCAGCGATAATCTGCGCCTCACGGGCCGCATTGTTGGCATTGAGCAGATTGTGGGCGATACCTTCTCTCAGCAGTAGGGAAGAGTAAATCTCTGACATCTCCACTGAGCCTGTAAAAATCAAGAGTGGATTGCCTTGAGCATGGTAGTGCTTGACCTCGTCCAATGAAGCAAAGACTTTTTCTGGCAGGGTCTGGTAAAGCTGGTCTGGCAAGTCTTGGCGTATGACTGGCTGGTTGGTCGGAATCTTGATGACAGACATGGAGTAAGTCTCCATAAACTCGCTCTCCACCACCTTGCCGGTTCCAGTCATACCAGAGATTTTCCGGAAGAGCCGGAAGAGATTCTGATAGGTAATGGATGCCATGGCCCGCGTTTCCTCCGTCAGCTTGACATGCTCCTTGGCCTCAATGGCCTGGTGCTGACCTCCCTGAAGCCGGGTCATTTCCAGCAGACGGCCGGTTGAGCGGTCCAAAAGTAGGACCTCTGCCTCTTTGTCACCCTGGCGGACAACGTAGTCCTTGTCCTTTTTGTAGAGCTTGTGGGCCCGCAAGGCTAGATTGAGGTGGCGGACCAACTCTTGATTTTCCTTGGAGAAAAGATGCTCCAAGTCAAGAAAAGACTCTGCCGCCAGAATAC
This window of the Streptococcus sanguinis genome carries:
- the asp5 gene encoding accessory Sec system protein Asp5, which produces MQTILITLTIVAALVLILLVSLLPRESQQFYRDTNTSIGKSGYWETHLAKKILVLLASLALIVLMIFFMIQSI
- the asp4 gene encoding accessory Sec system protein Asp4, with the protein product MAKKDLFHKDIEGRLDELKHGKPKKEKASLGENLNKAFVIALGLMILIGLIFTLIGALRN
- the gtfB gene encoding accessory Sec system glycosylation chaperone GtfB, encoding MIQLFDYYNQETQDLHDSLLAAGYDCPTIVIEANGFLPDDMISPYTYFLGDEEGVDHPLFFNQVPVPPFWEITGDHQSARVSDMGEERARIHYANQAKGRLVKQVDWLDKKGQLRLSERYNKQGRCFAKTAYKSAQEAFNTTYYSTDGQERIVENHATGDIILTLDQEPLRIFKSRVDFIRFFLERLDFDLDHILFNSLAYSFLVSHSLTGRAGQDILFWQEPLYDELPGNMQLILENSQLRAQTIVIPDLTTYEKAMSLAVADQQQKFLHLGYHYDFKRDNFLRKDALILTHSDQIEGLETLVQALPQIVFRIAALTEMSPKLLSMLSYKNVVLYQNASLKQIEQLYLESDIYLDINHGGQVLQAVRKAFENNLLILGFEQTLHDRRYIAQQHIFDSSQPAQLAASLEEALSGVDQMRSALQAQGRHANDVPVSLYQETLQSVLGGQHG
- the gtfA gene encoding accessory Sec system glycosyltransferase GtfA, which translates into the protein MTVYNINLGIGWASSGVEYAQDYRAQLLRRIQQPAKFIFMDMILADNIQHLTENIGFLDEEVIWLYNYFTDIKIAPTTVTLDQVLAQVAGQPERSERESKIVRYFYPQDDQFITCYLRQEDQDFVEHVEYVSRGRLIRKDYFSYVRYASEYFAPHNDAATLYQRRFYHEDGSVAYDMLIEDGQEELYRFSDRIFYSKAELVRYFLQCLQLQSDDVVILDRETGIGQVVFEESQKAKLGVVVHAEHFSENASSDDYILWNNFYDYQFTNADKVDFFIVATEAQKTILEQQFQHYSDKQPKIVTIPVGSLDQLTYPKEPRKPFSMITASRLATEKHIDWLVAATVQAHDQLPELTLDIYGKGGEEEKLRRRIEEAGAQDYIRLKGHADLSQIYAGYELYLTASTSEGFGLTLMEAVGSGLPLIGFDVRYGNQTFIDDGKNGYLLPVSSNQVEDQIIAAFVEKIVALFSQGRQQEMSQHSYQVAENYLTNWVEAAWSQLLKEVRDDSAL
- the secA2 gene encoding accessory Sec system translocase SecA2, yielding MIKNHFQIQRLKKILAKVKSFESEMAGLSDAELRKKTQEFKERLTAGETLDDLLPEAYAVVREADKRVLGMFPYDVQVMGAIVLHEGNVAEMATGEGKTLTATMPLYLNALSGQGAMLVTTNTYLALRDAQEMGQVYRFLGLTIETAVVADETEKLTPKQKRQIYQADIVYTTNSALGFDYLIENLAENKDSQYLSPFNYVIIDEIDSILLDSAQVPLVISGAPRVQSNFYGIMDTFITTLKEDEDYHYDDEKNEVWLTSKGILAAESFLDLEHLFSKENQELVRHLNLALRAHKLYKKDKDYVVRQGDKEAEVLLLDRSTGRLLEMTRLQGGQHQAIEAKEHVKLTEETRAMASITYQNLFRLFRKISGMTGTGKVVESEFMETYSMSVIKIPTNQPVIRQDLPDQLYQTLPEKVFASLDEVKHYHAQGNPLLIFTGSVEMSEIYSSLLLREGIAHNLLNANNAAREAQIIAESGQKSAVTVATSMAGRGTDIKLGPGVADLGGLVVIGTERMENQRIDLQIRGRSGRQGDPGISKFFISLEDDLLRKWGPDWLKKFYKDYSTEEVEKHPVQLGQRRFRHLVAKAQRASESSAKMSRRMTLEYAQCMKIQREITYAERNRLIQAEERIDEEISRVLSQVIHQAAYEQSYATRADLYRFILDHFSYHAERIPYDFDIYSPEKIAELLQDIAEQELQAKKAYLKSDKLFTHFQRVSVLKAIDENWVEQVDYLQQLKTALSGQHFSMKNPLVEYYQEAYDGFEYMKERMKQQIVKNLLMSELALNPKGEVIMYFP